The genome window GTTTTTTGTCTTTTCCGTCGCTTACAATCTTTCCTATTGGCTTCTTACCATCAATTGGCTCTAGCATGTTCAGGAATTCGGAGTAGGAAATTTTTTCTACTTTGTCATTTGCGTTCTCTTTGTTCATAAAAACAAAAAGACCAAGGAAGAGAAGGGATAATGCGAGTACTACGTTCTTAAGATTTTTATTCATTCCAATTTGCTCCTATATTAGACGGCTCCCAATCGGTATTTCTCAATAACCTCCTCGATATCACCCATTGATATTGAGCGAATTGCCGCTTCTGCATCATTAATTATCTGTATAAGGCTTAGATTTTCCATTGGTTCAAAATCTTCACGCAAAAAATCATCTTTTTTCTTGGGATTGAAATCGCCATTTTTGATTCCGATCCGAATTCGAATGAATTGTGGAGAGCGAAGCGCTTTGACGACAGATTCAATACCTGGATGGCCGTGAGAATCCCCACCTTTCTGAACTACAATATAGCCCAATTGCAATGTCCAATCTTCTTGGATTACAACTATATCATGAACTTGAATCTTGAGAAAGGATGCGATGTATAGGACGGATTCGCCGGATAGATCACTAAAAGTTTGAGGCTTGAGAAGTACAACCTCATCGCCTTCAAAATCTCCCCGACCAATAACAGATTTCTTTTTCTTGGTTTTGATTTCGATTCCAGTGTTATTTGCAATAACATCTAGAATCTTAAAACCAATATTGGAACGGTTATTGTTGTATTTATCACCAGGGTTTCCGAGACCAACGATTAATTTCATAATTTATATATCTCAGTTATTCCTGAAGAAGAAAGGAATTATTTCCCTTTCTTCTTATCACCTTTTCCACCTTTCTTATCGCCTTCTTTGTCAGCTCTTTCTTGAGCAATCAAAGCTCTAGTTTTCATAACTGAGGCAACAATCGGATCACCGTTCATGATAATTTCCCAAGATTTTGGAACTGGAAGTTGGCTTACTTTGATCATGTCACCAACATCAAGACCTGTAACATCAATCTTGATAATATCAACTAGATCTTCAGGAGTTGATTTAACTTTGATTTGTTTGATCAAGTGGTCAAATTGTCCACCAGCTTTAGAGCCTTTTGCAAGACCAGTAGTCTCGATCGAAACTGTAGTAAGAATCTTCTTACCTGGAGTTACTCTGTAGAAATCAATATGTCTGATCTGTCCTGTGTGAGGAAAGCGTTGGATTTCTTTTACGAACACTCGAGCTTTCTCAGAACCAAGTTCAAGATCCATTAGAGTAGCTTGACGAATTCCAGAATCGATGATTTTGTTCATATCTTTTTCGTTTACAGACGCGAGAAGTGATTTGCCACTTCCGATAACATTGATAGGAATCATTCCAGATGCTCTGAGTCTATTGTTCGGCCCCTTTCCTGTTTCTTCTGGTTTTCTTGGGGTTGTTTTGATTAGGATATTTTCCATGGTTTGTTCCTCTTGATTTATATGAAAAGACTACTTATCGATTCTTCATTGTGAATGATTTCTATCGCTCTCGCAAATAGAGGAGCTATCGACAGCACCTTTAGCTTGTTAATATTCTTGCTTTCAGGAATATTGATCGTATTGGATAATACAATTTCGTCAAAATTTGCAGCGTTCAAAATGTTCGGAGCATCACCGGAGAGAACGGCATGAGTCGCACAGCACATTACAGATTTGGCACCAGATTCACGGAGAGCTTTTGCGGCTTTACCAATCGTGCCACCTGTATCAATCATATCATCGAGGATTAGACAATTTTTGTCCTTAACATCTCCGATAACATTCATTACTTCAGATTCATTCGCTCTAGGTCTTCGCTTATCAATGATAGCTAGTCCACCATTCACTTTCTTACCAAAAAATCTCGCTCTCTCAGCTCCACCAGAATCTGGTGATACGATTACAAGATCACTCAACTGCTTGGTATTGATATATTCAGCAAGAACAGGAGCAAAAAACAAATGATCAACGGGTATAGAGAAAAAGCCTTGGATCTGATCAGCATGCAAATCCATAGTCAGGATTCGATGAGGTCCCATAGTCTGAATAAGATCTGCTACTACTCGTGCAGAAATAGGAACACGAGGTTCTACTTTTCTATCTTGTCTGCCATAACCATAATAAGGAATAACAGCTGTTACGCGGCGTGCTGATGCTCTGCGAAGAGCATCCATTATCAAAATGAGTTCTATAATATTGTCGTTAGATGGATAGCTTGTTGGTTGAATTACAAATGCATCACGACCACGAACATTCTCTTCAATTCTTACTGACACTTCACCGTCGTTAAATTTCTTGAGTGATATTGCGCCTTCTGGAACGCCAGCATTTTTGCAAATCTCTGCACTCAAAGCTCTGTTAGCACTTCCAGAGAAAATTAAAATTGAATCTCTTTCGCTCATCTTGCAGCTCCTGCACTCAGGATTTTGGAAAGAAATTCTAAGTCCTCTGGAGAATTGATTCCGTAACTTTCAATAGAATTTTTGAGCTTCATAGCTCCAATTTTTAGATTTTTGTTTCGAAATATTTTTACGAGGTCAGGGAGGTAGTATTCATTCTGTGCATTTTGATTGCCGACATTCGCAAGTCCGTCCCAGAGATACTCTGAATCAAAACAATATGTACCCGTGTTCACTTCCCGAATAGTTTTCTCTTCCGGAGTTGCGTCCTTTTCTTCTACAATTCTTAAGACAGATCCGTCATCGGCGCTGCGAACAATTCGTCCATAACCTGTAGGATTTTCCAAATCTGCAGACATAAGAGTAGCTGCATACCCACCTTCTTTATGTAATGCGATCAATGATTTGAAAGATGAAGATGATATCATTGGCGCGTCACCACAAGCAACTATGACTGTTCCTTTGAAATCGCGGAGCGTATCTTTACAAACAAGAACCGCATGGCCTGTTCCTAACTGTTCAGTCTGTTCGCAGAATTGAATGGAAGGGATTCCTTCGCAGATTTTTATAATTTCTTCTTTCTTATATCCGACAACAACGACGGATTTCTCAACTTTTGCTTGATGGAGATGATCGAGTACATGGATCAGCAGTGGTTTGCCAGCGAGTAGCGTTGCAACTTTTGGGCTCTCGGTTTTCATGCGAGTTCCCTTGCCCGCAGCCAGTATGACGGCGGTTATATCTTTCTCTGCGTCCATGTGCTCCGTACCGGATAACTTAATAATGAATTGGCTGGGCTGCTAGGATTCGAACCTAGGAGATGTCTGGATCAAAACCAGATGCCTTACCACTTGGCTACAGCCCAATGCTCTAAAACGAGAAAATATGAAATTCCATTTTTGGAAAAATCGTCTTCATTTGATTGAGAAGCTGATTCTGCTGAATAGGGGTTGAAACCAGCCCGTAAATGCTGGAACCCGAACCAGTTAGAGAGGAATATTCCGCCCCATTTTCCAGAAAGGCATCTCGGATCTCTTGAAGATCAGGATGGAATTCGTAAGCAACTGACTCAAAATCATTGGTCAAATTGCCTTGAAGTGACTTCCAATTCCCTTCTTCCAAAGCGGAAAGTATCTTACCTTCTTGCGAATTCCATGTTTTTGAGAGATGGGTAAATTGTAAAGGTTTTTTCAGTTTGGCGTACATTTCAGCTGTTGGAAGTGAAATTTCTGGAACCGCAATTACTCCAAAACCATTGCTTATGCTAACAGTCTCAATTTTTTCACCGATTCCTGTAACCCAAGCATTTTTCTCATAGAGAAAGAAGGGAATATCTGCTCCTAATTTTAAGCTTTCTGACTTCGCAAGATCCAATGAGACATAATTATTCTTAACTAGAAATTTCCAAACGCTTGCACTGTTGGAAGACCCACCACCAAGCCCGCCTCCGGGTGGTATCCGTTTTGTTAGGTGAACATTGATCCCTGGAATGTTGGGATTGATTTCTCGTGCAAGACTCCAGGTTTTGTATATTAAATTCTTACGAAGATCTCCTGTTTCGAGAACTGATTCAATCTTGGATATTTTACTGGGATGTAATTCGATCTTAGTTGTTAGGTGGCAATCGTCCGATTCTGAAAAATTGATTTCAAGATGGTCGCCCCAATCAAGAAGAACAAAAAGACTTTCAATCTGGTGGTAGTTGTCTTCTTTTCTTTTGTAAGGTATTCTCAGCCCTAAGTTAATCTTGGCAGGTGAAAATAATTTCATAATTCACTCAGCCAATCATTCATTGTATTTCAGGATGTCTTTTTGCGAAGGATGCTAATTTTTGTATTTGGTCTACCAAATATATGGGTTTGGTGAGAATTACATCAGGTAGAAATCCAATTAGATTATCGATAAACCATTTGGTTTCGCGAATCATACAAGTGGATTGAATCATTTCTCGACCATCGATATTGACTGGATTTTTATTGGTTGTTAAGTCGAATAGATCATTCAAATAATAATAGGATTCTCGGGTATGGTAGAATTCAGCTATTTCACTTTCAATTGATTGGCTGTGTAGGAGTTTCTGGAATTGATCAAGTGATGATTGAGAAATGGATTGCTTAGGCTTTTCGAATTGAAATTCTGTAAGCGTAAGATTTGTAATAGATTCCAATCGAAAATTCCGTGTAGACTTTCTTGTGTGGCAATATCCAATCAGATAATCATTATTATCTTCTATCAGTAGCCAAGGATCTACTTTTCTAGATTCGATTCTATCGCCATCTCTAGTTGTATAATCAAAAAGTATTGTCTGGTTTACGCTAATGGATTCGCGTATTAAAGTCTTGGTCATTGTAAAAGATTCAACCTTATCATAAGGAAGAATTTTCTTGATTTTTGTAAGTATGCCTTGCAGAGTCTTCCAATTCGGGGATGTTTTATCTGTATTCGAAATTTCTAATTCTATTGAGTCTCGGAGAAGTAACCATTCGCGAGATGTCAGGACTAAAGTTTTATTTGGATTCTGCGGAAAAATTAGTCTAACATTAGTTCCATCATAATCGAGCTCGAGGTAGTCCATTGGACTATAAGGGTAGGTGCCTACCATATAGAGTTTTCCAAGGGATTTCTTAAGTTCAGCATCAGATGAGATGCCAGATATCAGCTTCAATTCTTCAAGGCTTAGTCCATTTGGAGCCGAGCTTAGAATTCGTATGAGATTGAGTCGATTGGCTGTCTCTCTTGTTTTCGGATTCATTTTATTTTTCTATCCTTTTGCAAGAAATACAACCAATCATTGTCTTTTTTTAAATCCTTATTTATCAGAAGTTCCAAGAAGAACTTTTAATTCTTTTGGGCTCGAAACGCATAATGATTGTTTTTCGATCTCTTTTGCTTTGAGATGACCACCAGTTAGCTTTTGTGCTACAGTGGAAGGTCCAAAATCAAGAATCGTTGATATTTCTGAGTTCGTCCACAAAACCGAAACTGCTTTGTCCCAATACAATGGTTCAATGAGTACAGTTTTGAAAAGACGCTCTTTGAGGTCAGGAGTTTCTTGAAGATTCTTTCCATCAAAAATTCCATAGATAGGGAATTTGAGATCGGAACCTTTGTAGTTGAATCTTAGGTAATCGTAATCTTTTTCTTTGAATTCTGGCCATGTAGAATTCATGAACGGACAGTGAAAAGGTGCTGTTGTTTTGAGATAAACAAATTTTGCTTTTCTTTCATCCATTTCTGCTTTGAATTTCGTTCTAAATGCCAGAAGTGATTCTGGAATGGTTGATAGGATCATCGAATCTGGAGTATTGTACAAGCTAATGTAAACTGCAGTTTTCTCTGTTAGGTTGTTTTCTTTATTGAAAGCGTTGACTCTTTCTTCTAGTTCATCCTTAGAATAACCGATCACAGCTACCATTGGCGACGGGTTTTTGTCTCCAATTGCAAGATTCTTGTCAACTAATTCTTGACTAACGTTGTAATCTGGGTAAGCAAGTTGTCCTCTATAACCCATCCAAAATTCGAAAGATAAGAAATCTGAATAAGCTTGGAGAAAATCATCACCATCTTTACCAAGTGCAATTAAGCATGATGCAATAATTCCTTGGCTATGACCCGAACCAGCAGCAGTTTGTGCGATGAGATCTGCCGTTTTATAACCATTATTAACTAGCAATAAATAATTGCCAACTTGAGCTGCCATAATGGTTGGAACTGATATGCATGCACGACATAGATAGTCTTCCAAAGGAGCGGATTCTGGGTTCTCAAGCCAAGATTTAAGATCAAATCCTTGATCAAATCGGACTTTATCATCAGTGCGTTTTACTTCTTTCGCTATGGTTTCGAATGTCATATCGAAAAAAGATTTTAATGAAGGCTCTTGGTATAACTTGGAAAGTTCTTTGATCCAAGGGGATCCTTGTCCACCGAACTGAATGAATATTTTTTTGTTTTCAGATCGTAAATTTTCTAAAATAGGTGCTGAACTCATTTGGTTCCATCCTTAGTATTCTTTGGAGTCAAATTAATTCAGAAAGTCCAGGAATCAAGCGAGAAAGCGGTACCGGTTTCTAGTCCGTAAAATTTGATTTACGCCTATTTATCCAAACGGTCAAAAAACCTTTCTCGATCCAGGGAAGGTTCTATGATCAAATATTTCGAATCGAGGCAATTTCTTTCTCATTAAAGAAAGTAAAATCCAGTTGGCTTACCTCAGAATCAGATTCTTGCATGGAATTTGCCATTGAAATCATTGTAGCATAGGGTAAATGATGGATGGAGTTTTTTTATAATTGTTGTTAGGTTGATAATCCAATAAGTATTTGAATATTAATTTATTGAATCAGAGTTAGATTTTAGAAAAAATAGTATTCTATAAAACAACCGATTTCTTGTTGAGACTATCAGGCTGCTTTTGTGGTGGTTTGAGAGTTTTCTTTTTCTTCTTTGAGTCTCTGGTGGTCTTGAGCCAGTAGAATAATATTTTCGGAATAGGTTTCTAGATCCATTCTTCCAGCAGTGAAATCTTCGTACAATAATGCAAGTTGCAAGTAAAACATACGGTTCTCCCTAGAAAGCATAATTCTAATGTGACATAATTGTCAAGGAATTTTATTCCCTAATGTGAACATCGGTGAATTGGAGATTTGCTAAAGAAGAAAATTATGGGTATTGCTGGTTGGGTGAGGGAGTCGGATTCGCTCTGCTTAACTTGAATCAATTTAATGAACCTATTTAGATTCGTGTGATTCCTTCATCTTCGAGAGCAAATCATTGAAAATTACAGAAGAATAGATCGCTCGCATTTTCTGAATTTTGATTCCTTCATCTAAGGTATAACCGGAATAATCCTTGTCCAAGTTCATTTTATTCAAAAAGGTGATAAATTTATTTTTGCAACTTTCAGAATTTTTGTATTCATACATAAGTTCATTATAACATTCATGATTGTTCTTGCAAAATTGATCTAAGTCATCGACCGGACAATTTTCAAAAACTTTTGGTTCGATGTTCTTGCGACAATAACAGCCATAGAAAATTTTTTCATTTTTAGCTTTTAATGCCTTTGAAAAATCGTAGAGAAATTTTGATTTATTCCTATTCGATCTAGATTCAGACTCTAAATCGTTTAGTATTTTTTTATTCTTAGCACAATAGAACGATTCATTAAAGCAATTTTTGGTAAGATTTTTGCCATTTTCAAAATCAACTAACGCAGATTCTGTGATAGCTGATTCCTGGAATAGCCGAGCATCAATCGTTGCCTTTCGACGTGCTTCTTCCATTCTAGCCTTCTCAGTTGCGATTCTAATTTTCTCACTTTCACGAAAATCTGGATCCACCATATAAATCGTTCCATAGACAAGCAAGATTACTAATTGAAATGGAAGAGTTAGACCCATATTTCAGAAAATTATACAAAAATATGCATTTTTCATCAACCTAATTTTATAGCGGACACCAGTTGAATTTTCCACATTAGTATTGATAGGTTAAGACTTTCTCCATAGTTTATTGGTGTAAAAAAGATTGGTATGAGTAATTCAGAGTAATTGGTAGTTTGATGATTTCTAGCCCGGCACTTAAGTCCGGGGCTAGAAAGTAAGAAAGAAAGCATCAAGACCGAGTTCAACATCAAATTCAATCTACTGGATTAACTAAATGAATGGCGAGTGCAATAAATATTATCGATCTTTAATTATGTGATTTGTCCAAGATGAACTCAATCAAGAACTAACTGAAGAATAATTTATAGAAGAGAGAGAATAACAACTGAATTTACTTTCTGGAAGATTTGCTCAATTCATTCATTGAGAAATAGTTTTCCAATCATCCATGAGTCGAACTAAGTCACCTTTTCCACGTGCTCTATAAACTCCTCTAAGATATCCCTCTTTATCGAAGAAAAAAATATTTTCAGTATGGACAAAATCATCGAGATTATCCTCTCCCTTGATAACACTTACATCTGCGCCCAATTCCTCACGTGCAAAAGAATAAACATTATTTTTATCCCCATTCAAAAATTTCCAATTTGTTCCTTCAATCTTAAATCTCTTCCGAAATTTATTCATAACTTCAGGACTATCTTCTGTTGGATTGATGGTAATGGAAATAAACTCCAGATCTTTAACGTTCCCTAAATCATTATACAAGTCTCGCATATTTGTTGTTATCATTGAACAGATTCCCTTGCAGGTTGCATAGAAAAAAGTCATCAAAACAAATTTACCTTTATATGAATCAAGATTGATTCCCTCATCCAAATGACTTTTCATCGATAAATTGCGCAGTTTTTTAAGATCCGTTATAGAAGTTGGAGTATCACCGTTGTCCAACCAATATGGATCCATCGACTTACCTTTGAAATAAGGAAGTATTCCTGGTTTGGGTTCGCTATAGAAACTAAATTCCGAATCGTCTGGAGTTTGTTTGCATGATGTTGAATTGAAAGTAAGGAAGAATAATATCGTATATGCGAAAATAATAATATAAGGATAAGAAATTTTATCTTTCATTTTTATCATTTATGGGATCACACACTTTGCTACTGGGGAGTCCGACATTTTTACCCTCGCTATTCACAAAATTCATATAAATCTGACCTGATTCTCGCCAAATTTTACTCACTTGCGTGTTCCCTCTATCATCAAATTTTTCATAAATATATGGATTTCCATTTTGATGCCACTCCCATCTCTCATTAATGTAGCGTCCTTCTTTGAATTCTGATCGAGTTTTCTTGGTTCCATCTAAATAGAAAGTTTCATGGATTCCTTCTTTGTTTCCATTATTATAATACCGTATTGCAACTACTTGTCCATCAATAGACCTTGTAATTGATTTGCCATGCTCCCAACCATTATCATATTCGGTAAGACTTGTTTCTCCATTAGCTGGTATGTATTGCTTCAGAATTCCAGTAAATGGCTCTGAACTTTTGAGCAACTGACCAGCTTTATATGAAAGTTCGGGCGAATTGGTATCTAAAGTATCTTTATTGCAGGATTGAAGAGAAAAAAACATACCAACTATAATAAGAAGGTATGTTGAGATTCGAGAAAATGGAAATTTCAAATCAATTGTTTGTAGCAGTTCCCGCAACTCCATGAAAGAAGGATCCCATCAAAGTATCAATTGTTGCAGTAGAATCAAAGGCAATATGATAGTGATATGTAGCACTAGGAAAATGCTGTGTTACTGCAGTGTGGCCGTGGTTAGAATCCAATACATTTGTCCCAGTGGAATCAGGTGTGAAGTCGTCTCCAGTTGCTGAGGTTCCATTATCGCATTTCTTACCGTACAAAGCGTATCCATCCAGAGCAATTCCAATTAAAGCAGAGTTATTATTACTGATTGAAGTGGGTTCTGCGTGGTAGTGATAGATTCCTGTATTCTGAGGATGCCCTTTATATGTATCAAAGGTAATAACTTCGGCTGCCAATGTGTCACCTGGAGCAGCAGCATTATTGAATACAACGACTCCATTTACTGTAATAGCTATGGAAACTCTTCCTCCACCCTGTGTTCCAGTTTTTGTACCAGATTGTACGGAAGGGTTCGCAGGAATTGTGTAAACATAATTACCGCTTGCGATCACATTGGTGCCAGCTGAATTGCCAATCCCATTGGGTAGATCTTCATAGAGAGGATATCTGGTTCCAACACCATTGTTCTGAGCTAAGTTTTTGCCAGCCCAGTAAAAGCTCTTGTAGTTGGGTAGATTTGTTGCTTTGAAAACATAATTAGAGCCACTTACATATCCAACTGCACATTTGAAATTATCTTTTATCCACGATGGAAGTGCACTATCCATTGCTGTAACGACACCAGTTACACAACCAGTCGATGCATTCAAGGTTGCTGTTGCGTTCGTAATAGTCTGTGTTGTTGTAGCCGTATTTGGTCCAACTCCCGATGAACTATTTAATAGAAGAGCCAGTAGTCCAAATGTCTCTGTGTCGTTCGAATCGGATTTCTCTGCACATGTTATAAGTAAACCAACGCAGCATACAAAAGCTGTATATTTAATTTTTTTGATCATAGTAAAATGCCTTCCCAGTAAATTGAATAAGAATAGATAGAAAATCTAGTTCGATCTTCTAATTTGTCAATATATTTTTTCTAATTCTAGAATTATTATAATCTCAAATTTGGATGAGGTTCGATATTATCTGGCTGAATTTTATATTTAATTGTTCTTTAAAGTGGTGTAATTCGAAATTTCTAAATATGAACATTTGTTCTTATAAAAAGAGGTTCTCGTTTTTCTTCAGTATCCCAATGGAAAAATAAAGACTTTTGGTGTATTCCCAGGATTTTGCGAGAATAATACCAATCAGTAATAATCCAATAAATTCAGGAACGAGTTGAAGCCAGTTATCAGTTGGTCGTATAAAATGTGTTAATGCAAAAGAGAACAATGGTAAGAGCCCTAGAAAGCAATTTT of Leptospira sp. GIMC2001 contains these proteins:
- the pth gene encoding aminoacyl-tRNA hydrolase is translated as MKLIVGLGNPGDKYNNNRSNIGFKILDVIANNTGIEIKTKKKKSVIGRGDFEGDEVVLLKPQTFSDLSGESVLYIASFLKIQVHDIVVIQEDWTLQLGYIVVQKGGDSHGHPGIESVVKALRSPQFIRIRIGIKNGDFNPKKKDDFLREDFEPMENLSLIQIINDAEAAIRSISMGDIEEVIEKYRLGAV
- a CDS encoding 50S ribosomal protein L25/general stress protein Ctc encodes the protein MENILIKTTPRKPEETGKGPNNRLRASGMIPINVIGSGKSLLASVNEKDMNKIIDSGIRQATLMDLELGSEKARVFVKEIQRFPHTGQIRHIDFYRVTPGKKILTTVSIETTGLAKGSKAGGQFDHLIKQIKVKSTPEDLVDIIKIDVTGLDVGDMIKVSQLPVPKSWEIIMNGDPIVASVMKTRALIAQERADKEGDKKGGKGDKKKGK
- a CDS encoding ribose-phosphate diphosphokinase encodes the protein MSERDSILIFSGSANRALSAEICKNAGVPEGAISLKKFNDGEVSVRIEENVRGRDAFVIQPTSYPSNDNIIELILIMDALRRASARRVTAVIPYYGYGRQDRKVEPRVPISARVVADLIQTMGPHRILTMDLHADQIQGFFSIPVDHLFFAPVLAEYINTKQLSDLVIVSPDSGGAERARFFGKKVNGGLAIIDKRRPRANESEVMNVIGDVKDKNCLILDDMIDTGGTIGKAAKALRESGAKSVMCCATHAVLSGDAPNILNAANFDEIVLSNTINIPESKNINKLKVLSIAPLFARAIEIIHNEESISSLFI
- a CDS encoding sugar phosphate nucleotidyltransferase, whose translation is MDAEKDITAVILAAGKGTRMKTESPKVATLLAGKPLLIHVLDHLHQAKVEKSVVVVGYKKEEIIKICEGIPSIQFCEQTEQLGTGHAVLVCKDTLRDFKGTVIVACGDAPMISSSSFKSLIALHKEGGYAATLMSADLENPTGYGRIVRSADDGSVLRIVEEKDATPEEKTIREVNTGTYCFDSEYLWDGLANVGNQNAQNEYYLPDLVKIFRNKNLKIGAMKLKNSIESYGINSPEDLEFLSKILSAGAAR
- the ispE gene encoding 4-(cytidine 5'-diphospho)-2-C-methyl-D-erythritol kinase encodes the protein MKLFSPAKINLGLRIPYKRKEDNYHQIESLFVLLDWGDHLEINFSESDDCHLTTKIELHPSKISKIESVLETGDLRKNLIYKTWSLAREINPNIPGINVHLTKRIPPGGGLGGGSSNSASVWKFLVKNNYVSLDLAKSESLKLGADIPFFLYEKNAWVTGIGEKIETVSISNGFGVIAVPEISLPTAEMYAKLKKPLQFTHLSKTWNSQEGKILSALEEGNWKSLQGNLTNDFESVAYEFHPDLQEIRDAFLENGAEYSSLTGSGSSIYGLVSTPIQQNQLLNQMKTIFPKMEFHIFSF
- a CDS encoding helix-turn-helix transcriptional regulator, whose protein sequence is MNPKTRETANRLNLIRILSSAPNGLSLEELKLISGISSDAELKKSLGKLYMVGTYPYSPMDYLELDYDGTNVRLIFPQNPNKTLVLTSREWLLLRDSIELEISNTDKTSPNWKTLQGILTKIKKILPYDKVESFTMTKTLIRESISVNQTILFDYTTRDGDRIESRKVDPWLLIEDNNDYLIGYCHTRKSTRNFRLESITNLTLTEFQFEKPKQSISQSSLDQFQKLLHSQSIESEIAEFYHTRESYYYLNDLFDLTTNKNPVNIDGREMIQSTCMIRETKWFIDNLIGFLPDVILTKPIYLVDQIQKLASFAKRHPEIQ
- a CDS encoding ACP S-malonyltransferase gives rise to the protein MSSAPILENLRSENKKIFIQFGGQGSPWIKELSKLYQEPSLKSFFDMTFETIAKEVKRTDDKVRFDQGFDLKSWLENPESAPLEDYLCRACISVPTIMAAQVGNYLLLVNNGYKTADLIAQTAAGSGHSQGIIASCLIALGKDGDDFLQAYSDFLSFEFWMGYRGQLAYPDYNVSQELVDKNLAIGDKNPSPMVAVIGYSKDELEERVNAFNKENNLTEKTAVYISLYNTPDSMILSTIPESLLAFRTKFKAEMDERKAKFVYLKTTAPFHCPFMNSTWPEFKEKDYDYLRFNYKGSDLKFPIYGIFDGKNLQETPDLKERLFKTVLIEPLYWDKAVSVLWTNSEISTILDFGPSTVAQKLTGGHLKAKEIEKQSLCVSSPKELKVLLGTSDK
- a CDS encoding SCO family protein, translating into MKDKISYPYIIIFAYTILFFLTFNSTSCKQTPDDSEFSFYSEPKPGILPYFKGKSMDPYWLDNGDTPTSITDLKKLRNLSMKSHLDEGINLDSYKGKFVLMTFFYATCKGICSMITTNMRDLYNDLGNVKDLEFISITINPTEDSPEVMNKFRKRFKIEGTNWKFLNGDKNNVYSFAREELGADVSVIKGEDNLDDFVHTENIFFFDKEGYLRGVYRARGKGDLVRLMDDWKTISQ
- a CDS encoding toxin-antitoxin system YwqK family antitoxin, encoding MELRELLQTIDLKFPFSRISTYLLIIVGMFFSLQSCNKDTLDTNSPELSYKAGQLLKSSEPFTGILKQYIPANGETSLTEYDNGWEHGKSITRSIDGQVVAIRYYNNGNKEGIHETFYLDGTKKTRSEFKEGRYINERWEWHQNGNPYIYEKFDDRGNTQVSKIWRESGQIYMNFVNSEGKNVGLPSSKVCDPINDKNER
- a CDS encoding YHYH protein — protein: MIKKIKYTAFVCCVGLLITCAEKSDSNDTETFGLLALLLNSSSGVGPNTATTTQTITNATATLNASTGCVTGVVTAMDSALPSWIKDNFKCAVGYVSGSNYVFKATNLPNYKSFYWAGKNLAQNNGVGTRYPLYEDLPNGIGNSAGTNVIASGNYVYTIPANPSVQSGTKTGTQGGGRVSIAITVNGVVVFNNAAAPGDTLAAEVITFDTYKGHPQNTGIYHYHAEPTSISNNNSALIGIALDGYALYGKKCDNGTSATGDDFTPDSTGTNVLDSNHGHTAVTQHFPSATYHYHIAFDSTATIDTLMGSFFHGVAGTATNN